The following proteins are encoded in a genomic region of Arachis stenosperma cultivar V10309 chromosome 4, arast.V10309.gnm1.PFL2, whole genome shotgun sequence:
- the LOC130974357 gene encoding galactan beta-1,4-galactosyltransferase GALS3-like, which produces MAKEREKKLFVGVLGNYASELKLLLTTLLLLCAVATFLQFIPSRFTISASDLRFCISRVQSSPPPPSLSPPLTTTSSSSVSHLSTHEERKITLPPPPRPSPSPPPPTVEQDKVLENGIIKRAFNPYGSAAYNFITMGAYRGGLNTFAIIGLASKPLHLYSKPTYECQWLSSSPSQTPITTVGYKILPDWGYGRVYTVVIVNCTFSTPVNAGNAGGKLVLHASTSGGGDTNFNITDTIDVLNESPNSLDLSVFTSPPKYDYFYCGSSLYGNLNPQRVREWIAYHVKFFGPKSHFVIHDAGGVHEQVLEVLKPWIELGYVTLQDIRDQERFDGYYHNQFMVVNDCLHRYKFMAKWMFFFDVDEYIYVPPKSTIKSVLDSLSEYSQFTIEQMPMSSKICLSSDYGKTYRKWGFEKLVYKDSKKGIRRDRKYAVQPRSLYATGVHMSQNLAGKTTHKTEGKIMYYHYHGTIAEKRESCKMLVNSTQLTYEKTPYVLDTTMRDIAGVIKKFELKMIGSRLQKNRQ; this is translated from the exons ATGGcaaaagaaagggaaaagaaGCTGTTTGTTGGAGTACTTGGGAACTATGCATCAGAGCTCAAACTTCTTCTCACAACGCTACTTCTGTTGTGTGCAGTTGCAACTTTTCTTCAATTCATCCCTTCTCGTTTTACTATTTCTGCTTCCGATCTACGCTTCTGCATCTCAAGGGTGCAATCTTCGCCACCACCACCTTCACTTTCACCACCACTAACAACCACTTCATCATCCTCAGTTTCACACCTTTCAACACacgaagaaagaaaaatcacacTCCCACCACCACCTCGACCATCACCGTCTCCGCCACCACCAACGGTGGAACAAGATAAAGTCCTCGAAAATGGCATAATAAAACGTGCCTTCAATCCTTATGGTTCTGCGGCATATAACTTCATCACCATGGGAGCATACAGGGGAGGCCTCAACACTTTCGCTATTATCGGTCTGGCTTCAAAGCCTCTTCATCTTTATTCCAAACCAACCTATGAGTGTCAATGgctctcttcttctccttctcagACACCAATCACTACTGTTGGTTACAAAATCCTGCCAGATTGGGGCTACGGGAGAGTTTACACTGTAGTTATTGTCAACTGCACATTTTCAACTCCTGTTAATGCTGGTAATGCTGGTGGAAAGTTAGTCCTTCATGCCTCAACAAGTGGTGGAGGCGATACTAACTTTAACATAACAGATACAATAGATGTACTCAATGAATCTCCAAATTCATTGGACCTTTCAGTTTTCACCTCTCCGCCAAAGTACGATTATTTCTACTGTGGTTCCTCCTTGTACGGAAATCTTAACCCACAGCGCGTGCGCGAGTGGATCGCTTACCACGTGAAATTCTTTGGTCCGAAGTCACATTTTGTGATCCATGACGCAGGTGGTGTTCATGAGCAGGTTCTCGAAGTTTTGAAACCCTGGATTGAGCTTGGGTATGTAACCTTACAGGATATAAGGGATCAAGAGAGGTTTGATGGTTACTATCATAACCAGTTCATGGTGGTGAATGATTGCTTGCATAGATATAAATTCATGGCGAAGTGGATGTTCTTCTTTGATGTTGATGAGTACATATATGTTCCGCCCAAGAGTACTATTAAGTCTGTGTTAGATTCACTTTCTGAGTATTCTCAGTTCACCATTGAACAGATGCCTATGAGTTCCAAGATTTGCCTGTCTTCTGATTATGGAAAAACTTACAG GAAATGGGGGTTTGAGAAGCTGGTGTACAAGGACTCAAAGAAGGGAATAAGAAGGGACAGAAAATATGCAGTGCAACCTCGTAGCTTGTATGCAACAGGGGTTCACATGTCACAGAATCTAGCAGGGAAAACAACTCACAAAACAGAAGGGAAAATCATGTATTACCACTACCATGGAACCATAGCAGAGAAGAGAGAATCATGCAAGATGCTTGTGAATTCAACACAGCTCACATATGAGAAAACCCCCTATGTTTTGGACACTACCATGAGAGACATTGCTGGTGTCATCAAGAAATTTGAGCTCAAGATGATTGGATCTAGGCTACAGAAAAATCGCCAATGA